Proteins co-encoded in one Arachis hypogaea cultivar Tifrunner chromosome 11, arahy.Tifrunner.gnm2.J5K5, whole genome shotgun sequence genomic window:
- the LOC112720280 gene encoding dipeptidyl-peptidase 5 isoform X1: MATSNFNRTTAPYGSWKSPITADAVSGASKMLGGTAVDGRGRLVWLESRPTEGGREVLVVESENPEGAAVDVTPKEFGVRTLAQEYGGGAFTVSGDLVFFANYKDQRFYMQSLTASADLPPIPLTPSYDGALVSYADGILDPRFNRFISVREDRRESSLNPPATIVSIALDSKHVQEPKVLVEGSDFYAFPRLDPKSERIAWIQWSHPNMPWDKSELWVGYISENGEIYKRMCVAGDDPLLVESPTEPKWSPNSQLFFITDRKNGFWNLHRWIESENKVVPVYSLDAEFTRPSWIFGFNSYEFVPSHNQRNKIICSYRQQGRSYLGMIDDAQGSKLTLLHIPFTNIDNITFGNDSLFVEGASPVHPSSVAKVTLDDDKSKVVNFNIIWSSSPDSLKYSSYISKPELIEFPTEVPCQNAYAYFYQPTNPFYQPNQGEKPPLLLQSHGGPTYQAHGILDLNIQYWTSRGWAFADVNYGGSTGYGRKYRERLLGQWGIVDVNDCCSCAKYLVNKGKVDGERLCITGCSAGGYTALAALAFRDTFKAGASLFGIADLNMLSEESLKFESHYNDNLVGTKKECFERSPINHVDKFSCPIILFQGLEDKIVQPEQARKIYQALKEKGLPVALVEYEGEQHGFRKAESIKFTLEQQMVFFARLIGKFNVADDITPIKIDNFDT; encoded by the exons ATGGCAACATCTAACTTCAATAGAACAACGGCTCCCTATGGTTCCTGGAAATCACCCATCACCGCTGATGCTGTCTCCGGCGCCTCTAAGATGCTCGGCGGCACCGCTGTCGACGGCCGTGGCCGCCTCGTTTGGCTTGAATCGCGTCCCACTGAAGGAGG ACGGGAGGTTCTTGTTGTTGAGTCGGAAAATCCGGAAGGGGCGGCAGTGGACGTGACTCCCAAAGAGTTTGGAGTAAGGACACTCGCCCAAGAGTATGGAGGTGGTGCTTTCACTGTTTCCGGGGATCTCGTCTTTTTTGCAAACTACAAGGATCAAAGATTCTATATGCAATCCCTCACTGCTTCAG CAGATTTGCCTCCTATACCTCTCACTCCAAGTTATGATGGAGCCTTAGTCAGCTATGCAGATGGAATATTGGATCCACGCTTTAACCGCTTTATCAGTGTAAGGGAAG ATCGACGAGAGAGCAGTCTTAATCCACCTGCAACAATTGTGTCCATAGCACTTGATAGCAAGCATGTTCAGG AACCCAAAGTTCTAGTTGAGGGGAGTGACTTTTATGCCTTCCCACGTCTTGATCCTAAAAGTGAAAGAATAGCATGGATTCAGTGGAGCCATCCCAACATGCCATGGGACAAATCAGAACTTTGGGTTGGATATATTTCTGAAAATGG AGAGATCTACAAGCGAATGTGTGTTGCCGGGGATGATCCTTTGCTCGTGGAGTCGCCAACAGAACCTAAATGGTCCCCTAATA GCCAGCTTTTTTTCATCACCGACAGGAAAAATGGTTTCTGGAATCTCCATAGATGG ATTGAAAGTGAGAATAAGGTGGTGCCTGTTTATTCTTTGGATGCTGAGTTTACAAGGCCATCGTGGATTTTTGGTTTCAACTCCTATGAATTTGTTCCAAGTCATAACCAGAGAAACAAAATCATTTGTAGTTACAG GCAGCAAGGGCGGTCTTATCTTGGAATGATTGATGATGCGCAGGGCTCAAAACTAACTTTGCTTCATATTCCTTTCACTAATATAGACAACATT ACATTTGGTAATGACTCCCTATTTGTTGAGGGAGCTTCCCCAGTTCATCCATCGTCAGTGGCCAAG GTGACTTTAGATGATGATAAATCAAAAGTAGTCAACTTCAATATCATATGGTCCTCCTCACCTGATAGCTTAAAATATAGTTCATATATCAGTAAGCCAGAGCTGATTGAATTCCCAACTGAGGTTCCTTGTCAAAATGCTTATGCATATTTCTATCAACCAACTAATCCTTTTTACCAACCTAATCAAGGAGAAAAGCCTCCTCTGTTACTGCAAAGCCATG GAGGACCAACCTATCAAGCACATGGAATTTTGGATTTGAACATTCAATATTGGACTAGTAGAGGTTGGGCATTTGCTGATGTTAACTACGGTGGTAGCACTG GTTATGGCAGGAAGTACAGAGAACGGCTTTTGGGACAGTGGGGAATAGTTGATGTCAATGACTGCTGTAGTTGTGCTAAATATTTG GTGAACAAGGGGAAGGTAGATGGGGAGCGTCTTTGCATAACAGGGTGCTCTGCTGGTGGATACACTGCCTTAGCTGCGCTTGCTTTTAGGGATACTTTTAAGGCTGGAGCTTCTTTGTTCGGT ATAGCTGATTTGAACATGCTGAGTGAAGAATCTCTTAAATTTGAATCCCATTACAATGATAACCTTGTTG GAACAAAAAAGGAGTGCTTTGAGAGATCTCCAATCAATCATGTTGACAAATTTTCTTGTCCCATAATTTTATTCCAAGGATTGGAGGACAAG ATTGTGCAGCCTGAGCAAGCACGAAAAATTTACCAAGCACTGAAAGAGAAAGGTCTCCCCGTGGCTCTTGTTGAGTATGAAGGAGAACAACATGGTTTTCGAAAG GCTGAGAGCATTAAGTTTACACTTGAACAACAAATGGTCTTCTTTGCGCGATTGATTGGGAAATTTAATGTTGCCGACGATATTACTCCCATCAAAATTGACAACTTTGACACTTAA
- the LOC112720280 gene encoding dipeptidyl-peptidase 5 isoform X2 — translation MATSNFNRTTAPYGSWKSPITADAVSGASKMLGGTAVDGRGRLVWLESRPTEGGREVLVVESENPEGAAVDVTPKEFGVRTLAQEYGGGAFTVSGDLVFFANYKDQRFYMQSLTASDLPPIPLTPSYDGALVSYADGILDPRFNRFISVREDRRESSLNPPATIVSIALDSKHVQEPKVLVEGSDFYAFPRLDPKSERIAWIQWSHPNMPWDKSELWVGYISENGEIYKRMCVAGDDPLLVESPTEPKWSPNSQLFFITDRKNGFWNLHRWIESENKVVPVYSLDAEFTRPSWIFGFNSYEFVPSHNQRNKIICSYRQQGRSYLGMIDDAQGSKLTLLHIPFTNIDNITFGNDSLFVEGASPVHPSSVAKVTLDDDKSKVVNFNIIWSSSPDSLKYSSYISKPELIEFPTEVPCQNAYAYFYQPTNPFYQPNQGEKPPLLLQSHGGPTYQAHGILDLNIQYWTSRGWAFADVNYGGSTGYGRKYRERLLGQWGIVDVNDCCSCAKYLVNKGKVDGERLCITGCSAGGYTALAALAFRDTFKAGASLFGIADLNMLSEESLKFESHYNDNLVGTKKECFERSPINHVDKFSCPIILFQGLEDKIVQPEQARKIYQALKEKGLPVALVEYEGEQHGFRKAESIKFTLEQQMVFFARLIGKFNVADDITPIKIDNFDT, via the exons ATGGCAACATCTAACTTCAATAGAACAACGGCTCCCTATGGTTCCTGGAAATCACCCATCACCGCTGATGCTGTCTCCGGCGCCTCTAAGATGCTCGGCGGCACCGCTGTCGACGGCCGTGGCCGCCTCGTTTGGCTTGAATCGCGTCCCACTGAAGGAGG ACGGGAGGTTCTTGTTGTTGAGTCGGAAAATCCGGAAGGGGCGGCAGTGGACGTGACTCCCAAAGAGTTTGGAGTAAGGACACTCGCCCAAGAGTATGGAGGTGGTGCTTTCACTGTTTCCGGGGATCTCGTCTTTTTTGCAAACTACAAGGATCAAAGATTCTATATGCAATCCCTCACTGCTTCAG ATTTGCCTCCTATACCTCTCACTCCAAGTTATGATGGAGCCTTAGTCAGCTATGCAGATGGAATATTGGATCCACGCTTTAACCGCTTTATCAGTGTAAGGGAAG ATCGACGAGAGAGCAGTCTTAATCCACCTGCAACAATTGTGTCCATAGCACTTGATAGCAAGCATGTTCAGG AACCCAAAGTTCTAGTTGAGGGGAGTGACTTTTATGCCTTCCCACGTCTTGATCCTAAAAGTGAAAGAATAGCATGGATTCAGTGGAGCCATCCCAACATGCCATGGGACAAATCAGAACTTTGGGTTGGATATATTTCTGAAAATGG AGAGATCTACAAGCGAATGTGTGTTGCCGGGGATGATCCTTTGCTCGTGGAGTCGCCAACAGAACCTAAATGGTCCCCTAATA GCCAGCTTTTTTTCATCACCGACAGGAAAAATGGTTTCTGGAATCTCCATAGATGG ATTGAAAGTGAGAATAAGGTGGTGCCTGTTTATTCTTTGGATGCTGAGTTTACAAGGCCATCGTGGATTTTTGGTTTCAACTCCTATGAATTTGTTCCAAGTCATAACCAGAGAAACAAAATCATTTGTAGTTACAG GCAGCAAGGGCGGTCTTATCTTGGAATGATTGATGATGCGCAGGGCTCAAAACTAACTTTGCTTCATATTCCTTTCACTAATATAGACAACATT ACATTTGGTAATGACTCCCTATTTGTTGAGGGAGCTTCCCCAGTTCATCCATCGTCAGTGGCCAAG GTGACTTTAGATGATGATAAATCAAAAGTAGTCAACTTCAATATCATATGGTCCTCCTCACCTGATAGCTTAAAATATAGTTCATATATCAGTAAGCCAGAGCTGATTGAATTCCCAACTGAGGTTCCTTGTCAAAATGCTTATGCATATTTCTATCAACCAACTAATCCTTTTTACCAACCTAATCAAGGAGAAAAGCCTCCTCTGTTACTGCAAAGCCATG GAGGACCAACCTATCAAGCACATGGAATTTTGGATTTGAACATTCAATATTGGACTAGTAGAGGTTGGGCATTTGCTGATGTTAACTACGGTGGTAGCACTG GTTATGGCAGGAAGTACAGAGAACGGCTTTTGGGACAGTGGGGAATAGTTGATGTCAATGACTGCTGTAGTTGTGCTAAATATTTG GTGAACAAGGGGAAGGTAGATGGGGAGCGTCTTTGCATAACAGGGTGCTCTGCTGGTGGATACACTGCCTTAGCTGCGCTTGCTTTTAGGGATACTTTTAAGGCTGGAGCTTCTTTGTTCGGT ATAGCTGATTTGAACATGCTGAGTGAAGAATCTCTTAAATTTGAATCCCATTACAATGATAACCTTGTTG GAACAAAAAAGGAGTGCTTTGAGAGATCTCCAATCAATCATGTTGACAAATTTTCTTGTCCCATAATTTTATTCCAAGGATTGGAGGACAAG ATTGTGCAGCCTGAGCAAGCACGAAAAATTTACCAAGCACTGAAAGAGAAAGGTCTCCCCGTGGCTCTTGTTGAGTATGAAGGAGAACAACATGGTTTTCGAAAG GCTGAGAGCATTAAGTTTACACTTGAACAACAAATGGTCTTCTTTGCGCGATTGATTGGGAAATTTAATGTTGCCGACGATATTACTCCCATCAAAATTGACAACTTTGACACTTAA